TAAAGAAGGAAATATCTTCAATCATGACGAATTAAGACCCCGAAAACTTCTAATCAAAAAAAGAGAATTACAAAGGCTAAAAAAATTTAAAGAAAAAGAAGGATATACTTTAATTCCTATTAGTTTTTATTTAAAAAAATCGATAATTAAAGTAGAAGTTGGAATATGCAGGGGAAAAAAATTGTATGATAAAAGAGAAATACTAAAACAAAAAAGCATAAAAAAAGACATTAGTAGAGAGATAAAATACAAATAAAACTCTAATTTTAAATTACAATGAGCAATCACAATACAAGATTGCAATCACTCATTTTCATAATAAATAAAATTAATAACTTTTCTTGAAAGATAGTTCAAACCCAAGAGCACTAGCTTGGCCCATGCTAATATCAAAACTAGGCTCAAATCCTCCAAAAGCTATGTTAAGACTATTTTTCAATTTTTTATTATAACTATTAGCAAATGTAAATGGAAGAATAATTTCTGTCAATCTTGTTACAGCCATAGTAACCACACCCGCTAACATAACTCCCTTACCCCAAGTCCATTGAAAAGCAGCTTTTTTAGTATTATTCTCAAAAGCTTTGATATCTAAATAAGCTCCTGTAAATATTAGCCCTATACCAACCGCATCAAATCCAAGAATAAGAAAACCTCCAAGAATATCTCCTTGAACAAAAGAACCAATTCCAAAACCTAAAAAAAGGTTCAATAAAAATGGCACAATAGGATCTTTCTTGCTAGTTTCATAAGCTAAAAGTTTTTCTCCTGCCCCAAGATTAAAAGTACTTTTAGAATCATCAGCTTGAGCAAAGCTAGAAAAAGCACAAAAGGTTAACAAAACGAAAATTAAAAATTTATTCATAAAAACCCCTTTATTAAAACTGGTACTATGGTAGCATATTAATGAAATTTAAAAAAGGTTTTTAAAACATTATTTCTATTATTTAAATTTAACTTTTTTCAAATTGTTATTTGAAATTCGCTTCCCAATAGAGCTTCTTGATTTGACCATAAAATTAGCAATCTCA
The nucleotide sequence above comes from Borrelia maritima. Encoded proteins:
- the smpB gene encoding SsrA-binding protein SmpB; this translates as MNTNTLILENKKAKFNYFIEEKISCGIVLQGTEVKSIKAKKLSFNNSFASIKKEELWLENLHVSKYKEGNIFNHDELRPRKLLIKKRELQRLKKFKEKEGYTLIPISFYLKKSIIKVEVGICRGKKLYDKREILKQKSIKKDISREIKYK
- a CDS encoding P13 family porin, which translates into the protein MNKFLIFVLLTFCAFSSFAQADDSKSTFNLGAGEKLLAYETSKKDPIVPFLLNLFLGFGIGSFVQGDILGGFLILGFDAVGIGLIFTGAYLDIKAFENNTKKAAFQWTWGKGVMLAGVVTMAVTRLTEIILPFTFANSYNKKLKNSLNIAFGGFEPSFDISMGQASALGFELSFKKSY